One segment of Variovorax sp. PAMC28562 DNA contains the following:
- a CDS encoding NAD(P)/FAD-dependent oxidoreductase yields MSASSSPSAARFDVVVIGAGAAGLFCAGIAGQRGLKVLLLDHSERVAEKIRISGGGRANFTNRDLDVRAPQRHFIGDNPNFCRSALSRYTPQQFIDLVQRHGIAFHEKHKGQLFCDGSSQQIIDMLLAECAAGGVTRWQPCKVQEVAESSQGSDGSDGSESSEGIDANRFRIETDRGPIDAASVVVATGGLSIPQIGASDFGYRLATQFGLRVVTPRPALVPLTFGGEAWAPYAELAGLALPVRIETGTKKERVAFLEDLLFTHRGLSGPAVLQISSYWKPGAPLTLDFAPGVDIAVALGDAKLRSKRRTVNELASLVPSRLADAWVGQEAALQRPINEAPDRAIAELSERIARWQITPSGTEGYKKAEVTAGGVDTRDLSSQTMESKQPGLYFIGEVVDVTGWLGGYNFQWAWASAHACAHAL; encoded by the coding sequence TTGAGCGCATCGAGTTCGCCGAGCGCCGCGCGCTTCGACGTCGTCGTCATCGGCGCCGGCGCAGCCGGTCTTTTCTGTGCCGGCATCGCAGGGCAACGCGGGCTCAAAGTCTTGCTGCTGGACCACAGCGAACGCGTGGCAGAAAAGATCCGCATCTCCGGTGGTGGCAGGGCCAATTTCACCAACCGCGATCTCGACGTGCGTGCACCGCAGCGCCACTTCATCGGCGACAACCCCAACTTTTGTCGCTCGGCACTTTCACGTTACACGCCGCAGCAGTTCATCGATCTCGTGCAGCGGCATGGCATTGCATTCCACGAAAAGCACAAAGGGCAGTTGTTTTGCGACGGCTCCTCGCAGCAGATCATCGACATGCTGTTGGCTGAATGCGCTGCGGGTGGCGTCACGCGTTGGCAGCCTTGCAAGGTTCAAGAAGTCGCCGAAAGCAGCCAGGGCAGTGACGGTAGTGACGGCAGTGAAAGTAGCGAGGGCATCGACGCAAACCGCTTCCGCATCGAGACGGATCGCGGGCCCATCGACGCGGCCAGCGTGGTCGTTGCCACCGGTGGACTGTCGATCCCGCAAATCGGCGCCAGCGACTTCGGCTATCGACTCGCCACACAATTCGGCCTCCGCGTCGTCACGCCGCGACCTGCGTTGGTGCCCCTGACCTTTGGCGGCGAAGCGTGGGCACCGTACGCCGAACTTGCCGGGTTGGCATTGCCGGTGCGCATCGAAACCGGCACCAAGAAAGAACGCGTCGCGTTTCTCGAAGATCTGCTTTTCACGCACCGCGGGCTCTCGGGCCCCGCCGTGCTGCAGATTTCGAGCTACTGGAAGCCGGGCGCGCCACTCACGCTCGACTTCGCGCCGGGCGTCGATATCGCCGTAGCACTCGGCGATGCCAAGTTGCGCTCCAAACGCCGCACGGTGAACGAACTCGCATCGCTGGTGCCCTCGCGTCTGGCAGATGCGTGGGTAGGCCAGGAAGCCGCATTGCAACGGCCGATCAACGAGGCGCCTGACCGGGCCATCGCAGAGCTTTCAGAGCGCATTGCACGCTGGCAAATCACGCCGAGCGGAACCGAGGGATACAAGAAGGCCGAGGTCACTGCAGGCGGCGTCGACACACGCGATCTTTCATCGCAAACCATGGAGTCGAAACAGCCCGGCCTCTACTTCATCGGTGAAGTGGTCGACGTCACTGGTTGGTTGGGCGGCTATAACTTTCAGTGGGCGTGGGCCAGCGCCCATGCATGCGCCCACGCGCTTTAG
- a CDS encoding ShlB/FhaC/HecB family hemolysin secretion/activation protein — protein MHIFGTSSLLALSLAAACAGGAQAQAVPDKTKAAAESAASQVARKAPVLRGLLFVTQERAEVSSPTATAAAARALCRPSADAVPAVTMSTQSAGEVQALRAQLVQVATTEAAAARVKSAVSTELLPTDLLRARVTDFIGRPVDATLTQGVVTEVVKLINEQGRYLADVFFPEQVTSDGILVVVVRPALLGNVTAVGQKYHDANDFTCRVRLQAGQPVDLKVIADDLAQLNSQSSWHYTAVPEFKPGAAAGTTDLVLNTADDKPVRYFVGADNGGTRVTGQGRYHAGVNVGNFLGKFDHEFDYTLTTAGDYSAFHNHSLAYQIPLENRQRLTARLDLSKSDVLLEQGAFRANGDNQIASLEWLVPQLTVPGWLDWGKNMASETSFGAEYKRIGNALAFNQEQVSNVAPKVLQGYAAWRGAWQDSMGASQVYTRLTLSPGGVVDRNDDRTFDAARTNASSSYWRLNGNYNRSFALPGDWSIGATLNGQLARKPLISSERMTLSGMGGVRGYYNDTLTADAGITGSLELQSPRQSFTLGNQTAFWYALAFLDAGRSWNATREYNVDLNKTGSQFNLVSHGVGFRVETSKHSFLRFDIARRHFGMDNDRKWLWNGSLQVAF, from the coding sequence ATGCATATTTTTGGAACTTCATCCCTGCTGGCCTTGAGCCTGGCCGCGGCCTGCGCCGGGGGCGCACAAGCGCAAGCCGTGCCCGACAAAACGAAAGCAGCGGCCGAGTCTGCTGCATCGCAAGTTGCGCGCAAGGCACCCGTGCTGCGTGGCCTGCTGTTCGTGACGCAAGAACGTGCCGAGGTGAGCTCACCGACGGCAACTGCCGCAGCTGCACGCGCTCTGTGCCGGCCCAGCGCCGATGCGGTGCCAGCGGTCACCATGTCGACGCAATCCGCCGGAGAAGTGCAAGCGCTTCGTGCCCAGCTGGTTCAAGTTGCAACGACCGAAGCAGCTGCCGCCCGCGTCAAGAGCGCGGTGTCCACTGAACTCCTGCCAACGGATTTGTTGCGCGCCCGTGTAACTGACTTCATCGGGCGCCCGGTCGACGCCACGCTCACGCAAGGTGTCGTAACCGAAGTGGTCAAGCTCATCAACGAGCAAGGCCGCTACCTTGCCGATGTGTTCTTCCCGGAACAAGTCACCAGCGATGGCATTCTTGTCGTCGTCGTACGGCCCGCACTGCTTGGCAACGTCACAGCCGTCGGACAGAAATACCACGACGCCAACGACTTCACTTGCCGCGTTCGCCTGCAAGCCGGTCAACCGGTCGACCTGAAGGTCATCGCAGACGACCTCGCACAGCTCAACAGCCAGAGCAGCTGGCACTACACCGCCGTACCGGAGTTCAAGCCCGGCGCCGCAGCGGGCACCACCGACCTGGTGCTGAACACCGCCGACGACAAGCCGGTGCGCTACTTCGTCGGCGCCGACAACGGCGGCACGCGCGTCACCGGCCAGGGCCGCTACCACGCAGGCGTCAACGTCGGCAACTTTCTCGGCAAGTTCGATCATGAGTTCGACTACACGCTGACGACCGCCGGCGACTACAGCGCATTCCACAACCACAGTCTGGCTTACCAGATACCGCTCGAGAACAGGCAACGCCTGACCGCGCGTCTGGACTTGTCGAAGAGCGATGTGCTGCTCGAACAAGGCGCCTTCCGCGCCAATGGCGACAACCAGATCGCGAGCCTCGAATGGCTGGTGCCGCAACTCACTGTGCCGGGCTGGCTCGACTGGGGCAAGAACATGGCGAGCGAGACATCGTTCGGCGCCGAATACAAGCGAATCGGCAATGCGTTGGCCTTCAACCAGGAGCAGGTCTCCAACGTCGCACCCAAGGTGCTGCAGGGCTACGCCGCGTGGCGCGGCGCCTGGCAAGACAGCATGGGCGCGAGCCAGGTCTACACGCGGCTGACGCTGTCGCCTGGTGGTGTGGTCGATCGCAATGACGATCGAACCTTCGACGCCGCACGCACCAACGCGAGTTCGAGCTACTGGCGCCTGAACGGCAACTACAACCGCAGCTTCGCATTACCGGGCGACTGGTCGATCGGCGCCACGCTCAATGGCCAACTGGCACGCAAGCCGCTTATCTCGAGCGAACGCATGACGCTCTCCGGCATGGGTGGCGTACGCGGCTACTACAACGACACGCTGACCGCCGACGCCGGCATCACCGGCTCACTGGAGCTTCAAAGCCCGCGCCAGAGCTTCACGCTCGGTAACCAGACGGCCTTCTGGTACGCGCTCGCATTCCTCGATGCCGGCCGCAGCTGGAACGCCACGCGGGAATACAACGTCGACCTGAACAAGACGGGCAGCCAGTTCAACCTGGTCTCGCATGGCGTGGGGTTCCGCGTCGAAACGTCGAAGCACTCGTTCTTGCGCTTCGACATCGCGCGCCGCCACTTCGGCATGGACAACGACCGCAAGTGGCTGTGGAACGGCTCCTTGCAGGTCGCTTTCTGA
- a CDS encoding FecR domain-containing protein has protein sequence MNRGTLIALLIAVSSASAGAQSSVSERVPAKTADKTSAGIVLNVVGSVELVHEGRIDRVNGGERMLPGDVLSTGASAFAMLRFEDGSRALVPSDSRVQLLVSQRRHMRLKLLAGRVESRVTPVVQRAYEIETRRGVLGVRGTHFVVCDDGDRITLDVMQGAVSALTTAPAAQPALVLGGFGATLTAELSAETRALLSAPVFEERDGVLVARGSRRVTAQPVFNASAYQLQVASDDGFEHLLWEVKALAPTFTLPHLPAGFYHLRMAALDVDGFEGLPGQTLAFVPRDSTLTSRVDAAADGRQVLAWEPRQADRRYVVELARDPQFNSLVTRRAGVNGNGLVLPDLPPRHYWWRVAEEQGGVASALIDWTINEVDIVAPAKQPHRSPAATGKR, from the coding sequence ATGAATCGCGGCACCCTGATCGCGCTGCTGATCGCTGTCAGCTCAGCCTCCGCCGGCGCGCAATCTTCGGTGTCTGAAAGGGTACCTGCAAAGACAGCAGACAAGACCTCTGCCGGCATCGTTTTAAATGTCGTCGGTTCCGTCGAACTCGTGCACGAAGGTCGTATCGACCGCGTCAATGGCGGCGAGCGGATGCTTCCCGGTGATGTGTTGTCGACCGGCGCCAGTGCCTTCGCCATGCTGCGTTTCGAAGACGGAAGTCGCGCGCTGGTGCCATCTGACAGTCGGGTGCAACTGCTGGTGTCGCAACGTCGACATATGCGACTCAAACTACTTGCGGGTCGCGTCGAGTCGCGGGTCACACCGGTTGTGCAGCGCGCCTACGAGATCGAGACGCGACGCGGTGTGCTTGGCGTACGCGGCACGCATTTCGTGGTTTGCGATGACGGCGACCGTATCACTCTGGATGTGATGCAAGGGGCTGTTTCTGCATTGACCACAGCACCCGCCGCGCAACCCGCGCTAGTGCTTGGCGGCTTTGGTGCAACGCTCACGGCAGAGTTGTCCGCGGAGACTCGGGCCTTGTTGTCCGCGCCGGTTTTCGAGGAGCGCGACGGCGTACTGGTCGCACGCGGCTCGCGTCGCGTGACTGCGCAACCGGTATTCAACGCTTCGGCATACCAGCTTCAAGTCGCTAGCGACGATGGCTTCGAGCATTTACTTTGGGAAGTGAAGGCGCTGGCCCCGACGTTCACATTGCCGCATCTGCCGGCTGGCTTCTATCACCTGCGCATGGCAGCGCTCGATGTCGATGGCTTCGAGGGACTACCGGGGCAAACATTGGCTTTCGTGCCGCGTGACAGCACGTTGACCAGTCGCGTCGATGCCGCAGCCGATGGGCGGCAAGTCCTGGCGTGGGAGCCGCGGCAGGCCGACCGTCGCTATGTGGTCGAGCTGGCACGCGACCCACAATTCAACTCGCTCGTGACGCGTCGTGCGGGAGTGAATGGCAATGGCCTGGTGCTTCCGGACCTGCCGCCCCGTCATTACTGGTGGCGCGTGGCGGAAGAGCAGGGTGGAGTCGCGTCGGCATTGATCGACTGGACAATCAACGAAGTCGATATCGTTGCGCCGGCAAAACAACCGCATCGCTCACCTGCCGCAACGGGCAAACGCTAA
- a CDS encoding response regulator transcription factor, whose product MRIALLEDDPSQLVHLATTLEMQLSERGLSVRCVMFQSGRALLEATRTDTFDLMVLDWSVPDLDGMALLRLVRRTGGLTMPILMLSSRGREQEVSAALAEGADDYVVKPFRPHELSARIYRLLAPFRTSENEGLQWGRWTFNVGAASVQYAGAAELIELRPSESKLALALFRHSGRAVSRDYLLEVCGLADDLSGLRALETRIYRLRQKLALNQKSDTRIQAVYGIGYRLDVDDFVGTPAQ is encoded by the coding sequence ATGCGCATTGCCCTTCTCGAAGACGACCCATCCCAGTTGGTTCACCTCGCCACCACACTGGAGATGCAGTTGAGCGAGCGCGGTCTGTCTGTTCGCTGTGTGATGTTCCAATCCGGCCGCGCATTGCTCGAGGCAACGCGCACCGACACCTTCGATCTCATGGTGCTCGACTGGTCGGTGCCGGACCTCGACGGCATGGCGCTGTTGCGGCTGGTGCGGCGTACCGGTGGCCTCACGATGCCCATCCTCATGCTCAGTTCACGCGGGCGCGAGCAGGAGGTGAGTGCGGCATTGGCCGAGGGCGCCGACGACTATGTGGTCAAGCCTTTTCGACCACATGAATTGAGCGCTCGGATCTATCGACTGCTTGCGCCTTTCAGAACCAGCGAAAACGAGGGGCTGCAATGGGGGCGATGGACTTTCAACGTCGGCGCGGCGAGTGTGCAATACGCGGGCGCAGCCGAGCTCATCGAACTGCGTCCGTCGGAATCGAAACTGGCACTGGCACTGTTTCGACACTCTGGACGCGCGGTATCGCGTGACTATCTTCTCGAAGTCTGCGGACTGGCGGATGATCTTTCCGGGTTGCGCGCACTCGAAACCCGTATCTACCGTCTTCGCCAGAAACTTGCACTCAACCAGAAGAGCGACACGCGAATCCAGGCCGTCTACGGCATTGGCTATCGGCTCGATGTCGACGACTTCGTTGGGACACCCGCTCAATGA